Genomic window (Elusimicrobiota bacterium):
GAGACCTGCGTCGAGTAGGACCGAGTTGGAGAAATCAATGTCCCCGCTGTCCTTTTTGCCCGCCTCATCCTCGGCTGGCGCCGAAGATGCCTCCCGACCCCACCCCCACAACCAACTGCTGTGTGCGGGTGGGGTCGGGAGGTCGGCGGGCTATGGGAGCGGGGTTGAGGGAGTGGATGCGTCTGGTTTTTGAACGGAAATGACGGGGAGAAAGAGGCGAGAATATCGGGCAAGGTAGAGAGCAGAGGGTGGGGGAATGGGAATGGTTCCAGGAGAGCTTTGGGAGGTTTCCAGCGGAGGGAGACTCGGTGATTAATGGTCTGGGGAGATGGGCTCTGCTGAGTGAGGGGACCTGGCATGGATAAGCTTCTGACTGTGAGCGAGGTGGCGGAGTTGCTCCAGGTGAAGCCGGGAACCATCTATCAGTGGGTCCACGAGGGCTACATCCCAATCCTCAAAATCGGCAGCTTGGTCCGCTTCGATAAGACGAGCATCACGGCCTGGTTGCGGAGCCGGGAGGTAGCCGGACGGCGCAGGAGGACGCTCACTTTTGAAATTGAAGATGCGCAGCTGGCGAGGTAGCGGGGTGAGACCTGTCATGGCGAAGCGGCCGCGTTTTCTTGTATCGTCTGTGCCGCCTCTATGGTGAAGAAAAGCCTTCAGCCGACACGGAATCCTCCTCCCGAGTCGGGCCGGCTCGGTCTCCTCCTCCTTCCGTGGGCGTTTCCCGCCTTGATGTGGGGGGTCGCGCTCGCCGAGATTATTCTGTCTTTGCGCGCGGAGTGGTTCACGAACCAGGCTTTCTACGTCCACGATATGACCTTGAAGGTCCTCTCCTGGGGCGCCTTCGCGACCGCGGCGCTCCTGGCCTTCGTGCCTCCGGCGCGCGTGGCGGTCGAGCGCTGCTTCGCTGCGGTCGACGCGCTCTCGCCGCGCCTGCGTGTGTTCTGGCTCGCATCGGCGACACTCGCCCTTTTCGCTCAGACCTCCTTCATCAAGTACTGTCAATACCGTGGCTTCCAGCTCCCAATGGACACGGCGGCGACGGCGAACATCGCCTACAACTTTCTCCATCATGGGACCTTTGAGAGCTCGATATTCGGCCTGCCGAGCTACTACGCCGTGCACTTCATGCCGGTCATCGCCCTGTTCGCGCCGCTGCTCCTGTTCTGCAACAGCGCGCTCACGCTCCTCTTCGCCCAGCAGGCGCTCGTCGCCTCGATGCCCGCGGCCCTCTTCCTCATGGTCCGCGGCGCCGGAGGGAGCGCGCTCGCGGCGGCCGCGGCGTTCTGGCTCGGGTGGACGAACTCGTTCTTCCAAGACCTCACCTCTACCAGCATCGCCCTCCAGGTCGCCCTTCCCGCCTTCTTCCTGTGGGGGATGCACCTCCTGGAGAGCCGGCGGATATGGGCGGGCGTCACCGCGCTGGTCCTGATGACGCTCTGCATCGAGCAGGCGCCCTTCACTCTATTCGGCCTCGGGCTCTATCTCCTCTTCCGGCCCGGGAGGCGCCTGCCGGCCCTGGCCCTTTGCCTCGGTTCGGCCCTGCTCTTCGGCGCGGAGATGAAGTTCATCCTTGCCCA
Coding sequences:
- a CDS encoding helix-turn-helix domain-containing protein yields the protein MDKLLTVSEVAELLQVKPGTIYQWVHEGYIPILKIGSLVRFDKTSITAWLRSREVAGRRRRTLTFEIEDAQLAR
- a CDS encoding DUF2079 domain-containing protein is translated as MVKKSLQPTRNPPPESGRLGLLLLPWAFPALMWGVALAEIILSLRAEWFTNQAFYVHDMTLKVLSWGAFATAALLAFVPPARVAVERCFAAVDALSPRLRVFWLASATLALFAQTSFIKYCQYRGFQLPMDTAATANIAYNFLHHGTFESSIFGLPSYYAVHFMPVIALFAPLLLFCNSALTLLFAQQALVASMPAALFLMVRGAGGSALAAAAAFWLGWTNSFFQDLTSTSIALQVALPAFFLWGMHLLESRRIWAGVTALVLMTLCIEQAPFTLFGLGLYLLFRPGRRLPALALCLGSALLFGAEMKFILAHPEAPLFRDWSMFAHLGPDPASALRSALTHPWNFALKLLWPPAKLEPLWRMFYTTAFLGLLAPTRLLPWAVNYLPNFLSAPGSFYNLVILHYPAYVMGPLWWASAHGAARAAGFMQERRWSGFLLAAALLVSGFSLRGSTRILLPERSEQSFKDGPSVVAHVPPAAAVWISEFLSPALSARSFIKVLPLRGEDPSFAMNLFVPDYILLSKGFITLGDPTFRMRMAAFIRQEGYKKVVEAPSIYLLRHPRAPLAPPGGRPPAATLPQPQKGVDFAVQVTQSK